The Brassica napus cultivar Da-Ae chromosome C7, Da-Ae, whole genome shotgun sequence genome has a segment encoding these proteins:
- the LOC106371045 gene encoding uncharacterized protein LOC106371045 yields MDPAGASVANVIGGSEGDKFAVGNIYSVKLITGDEFRGIVMAYDTIPNFVVFEEGSKPRPGHTKNTRMVNASFITGLSYLGKTEEPFLTDSCWVNLDGLRAKEAVAVRQAEADAERMGVGVTAEAQSIFDALSKTLPVQWENSDILVMKEVRVRSPYLSDCVFGGTDAANNRVKKVLELERRRLHLFGT; encoded by the exons ATGGATCCAGCAGGAGCATCGGTGGCCAACGTCATCGGAGGAAGCGAAGGCGACAAATTCGCTGTAGGGAATATCTACTCGGTGAAGCTAATCACCGGAGATGAGTTCAGAGGGATCGTCATGGCGTACGATACAATCCCCAACTTCGTCGTTTTCG AAGAGGGTTCGAAACCGAGACCTGGGCATACGAAGAACACTCGGATGGTGAATGCGAGTTTCATCACAGGGCTTTCGTATTTGGGCAAAACCGAGGAGCCGTTTCTTACGGACAGCTGTTGGGTTAATCTCGACGGTctccgagctaaagaagcagtTGCTGTCAG GCAAGCGGAAGCGGATGCTGAGAGAATGGGTGTTGGTGTTACCGCTGAGGCCCAGAGTATCTTCGACGCCTTGTCTAAGAC GCTTCCGGTGCAATGGGAAAACTCAGACATATTGGTGATGAAAGAAGTACGGGTACGTAGCCCCTATCTTTCCGATTGTGTCTTTGGAGGAACTGATGCTGCCAACAACCGAGTCAAGAAAGTG CTTGAGCTGGAGAGACGAAGGTTGCATCTCTTTGGCACATGA